One window of the bacterium genome contains the following:
- a CDS encoding helix-turn-helix domain-containing protein — translation MIKNNRFKKQNSMNKQRTMTTSETMECLQTSKPALLKMVHQGKIRANKAGREYRFLKSELDRFLLGEIEPLNAASK, via the coding sequence ATGATAAAAAATAATCGTTTTAAAAAGCAAAATTCAATGAATAAACAAAGAACTATGACCACATCAGAAACTATGGAGTGCTTGCAAACTTCTAAGCCTGCTCTTTTGAAAATGGTTCATCAGGGTAAGATAAGAGCAAATAAGGCAGGACGTGAATACCGTTTTTTAAAATCTGAGTTAGACCGATTTCTTTTAGGCGAAATCGAACCATTAAATGCTGCATCGAAATGA
- a CDS encoding radical SAM protein encodes MEACIIVTYRCNAKCYMCNTWQYPTRQEAEITPDIMARIPSGLKFLNITGGEPFLRKDLEEIIKTVLPKTARLVISTNGYFTDRILSLAEKYGNRIGIRISIEGLPAANDELRGIRDGFDHGLRTLLCLHDMGMKDIGFGITVSDRNARDMKELYRLAKAMRIEFATAATHNSYYFHKKDNGFQDPEMVAGEFEWLAEQMLKSRRVKEWFRAYFNTGLANYVRGGKRFLPCEVGTDVFFLDPCGDILPCNGLDEPLSMGNLKEQSFEEIWHGRRAEEVRASIRNCQKNCWMIGSAAPAMKKRIGIPLQWIIRKKLHLSTSHAPQKAHEC; translated from the coding sequence ATGGAAGCCTGTATTATTGTGACCTATCGATGTAACGCAAAGTGCTATATGTGCAATACCTGGCAGTACCCGACCAGGCAGGAAGCCGAGATTACGCCGGACATCATGGCCAGGATCCCTTCCGGCTTGAAATTTCTCAACATCACCGGCGGCGAGCCGTTTCTGCGAAAAGATCTGGAGGAAATTATCAAGACTGTTCTTCCCAAAACCGCCCGTCTGGTAATCAGCACCAACGGGTATTTCACTGACAGGATACTGTCCCTGGCTGAAAAATACGGCAACCGTATTGGCATCCGTATCTCTATAGAAGGGCTGCCTGCGGCCAATGACGAGCTTCGCGGGATCAGGGATGGCTTCGATCATGGGCTGCGAACGCTCCTGTGCCTGCATGATATGGGAATGAAAGATATTGGATTTGGCATTACGGTCTCGGACAGGAATGCCAGGGACATGAAGGAGCTTTACCGGCTGGCCAAGGCCATGAGAATAGAGTTTGCTACTGCGGCGACCCATAATTCCTACTACTTCCACAAGAAAGACAACGGATTCCAGGATCCGGAAATGGTTGCCGGTGAATTTGAATGGCTGGCTGAGCAGATGCTGAAATCACGGAGAGTCAAGGAATGGTTCCGGGCATATTTTAACACCGGCCTGGCCAATTATGTCAGGGGCGGAAAACGCTTTCTTCCCTGTGAAGTGGGCACCGATGTATTTTTCCTGGACCCTTGCGGGGATATCCTGCCGTGTAATGGTCTCGATGAGCCTTTGTCGATGGGCAATCTGAAAGAGCAGTCTTTCGAGGAGATATGGCATGGCAGGAGAGCGGAGGAAGTCAGGGCCAGTATCAGGAACTGCCAGAAGAACTGCTGGATGATCGGAAGTGCAGCCCCGGCCATGAAGAAGCGGATCGGGATTCCCCTCCAGTGGATTATCAGAAAAAAACTCCATCTGTCCACAAGTCACGCCCCCCAGAAGGCGCATGAATGTTGA
- a CDS encoding glycosyltransferase family 4 protein, protein MLSGNDKLKILVLGTRGIPGIQGGVERHCEQLYPRIAARGHSVFLCTRTPYVKDKTPFYKGINLIHCYAPRNKSLEAITHTFIGLMRARLISPDVVHIHAIGPSLLTPVARLLGLRVVVTNHGPDYDRQKWGKGAKFILKLGEKLGGLYADEVIVISRVIQNIIRTRCHREAVIIPNGVEFPSQSSRTDFLAKCGLFPGNYILTVGRFVPEKGFHDLIDAFTGNFTDNFGNFGSDFKLVIAGDADHETPYSASLREKARQDKRIVLTGFITGEELNQIYHHARLFVLPSYHEGLPLALLEALSYGLSVLVSDIPAHREIGLSSRRYFHHGNISDLRAKIKLLLKEPLPEDEKQAMMRQIEKRYNWDRIADQTLDVYRRAINGGLVSKEIHPCSDKNTIRI, encoded by the coding sequence ATGTTGAGTGGTAACGATAAATTGAAAATCCTGGTGTTGGGCACCCGCGGGATACCGGGCATCCAGGGAGGGGTTGAGCGCCACTGCGAGCAGCTTTACCCCAGAATCGCTGCCAGAGGCCACTCGGTTTTTCTCTGTACGAGAACGCCCTATGTGAAAGACAAGACACCTTTCTATAAGGGTATCAACTTAATCCATTGCTATGCTCCCAGAAATAAAAGCCTGGAAGCGATCACTCACACCTTCATCGGGTTGATGAGGGCGCGGCTGATTTCGCCTGACGTCGTCCATATTCATGCTATCGGGCCATCGCTTCTGACTCCGGTGGCCAGGCTGCTCGGCCTGCGGGTGGTTGTGACCAATCATGGCCCGGATTATGACCGGCAAAAATGGGGGAAGGGAGCAAAGTTTATTTTGAAGCTCGGAGAGAAATTGGGAGGGCTGTATGCTGATGAAGTGATTGTCATCTCCCGGGTGATTCAAAATATCATCCGCACCCGGTGCCATCGGGAGGCGGTTATCATTCCGAATGGGGTAGAGTTTCCTTCTCAGAGCAGCCGGACAGATTTTCTTGCCAAATGTGGCCTTTTTCCCGGTAACTATATTTTAACCGTGGGCAGGTTTGTCCCTGAAAAAGGCTTTCATGATCTTATCGACGCTTTCACGGGAAATTTCACCGATAACTTCGGCAACTTCGGGAGCGATTTCAAGCTGGTAATCGCAGGTGATGCCGATCATGAAACTCCCTATAGTGCATCCTTACGGGAGAAAGCCAGGCAGGATAAGCGGATCGTTCTTACCGGCTTTATAACCGGCGAGGAGCTCAACCAGATTTATCATCACGCCCGCTTGTTTGTACTGCCTTCCTATCATGAAGGGCTGCCCCTGGCCCTGCTCGAAGCGTTGAGCTACGGCCTGTCAGTGCTGGTGTCGGACATTCCGGCCCATAGGGAAATCGGGCTCAGCAGCCGCAGATACTTCCATCACGGGAATATTTCTGATTTGCGGGCAAAGATAAAGCTTCTCCTCAAAGAGCCCCTGCCGGAGGATGAGAAGCAGGCAATGATGCGGCAGATAGAAAAACGATACAATTGGGACCGAATAGCCGATCAAACGCTCGATGTCTACCGAAGAGCAATTAATGGAGGCCTTGTTTCGAAGGAAATACATCCCTGTTCCGACAAGAATACTATACGGATCTGA
- a CDS encoding DUF2283 domain-containing protein, whose amino-acid sequence MRKIRYSKDVDALLIELSDKPIDHAEESGRFILHLTKDGEPVLLEILDAKEFVINSFTSVVEEREVAIS is encoded by the coding sequence ATGAGAAAGATTAGATATAGCAAGGACGTAGATGCCCTCCTGATAGAATTATCCGATAAACCCATTGATCATGCCGAGGAATCGGGACGGTTTATTCTTCACCTCACTAAGGATGGAGAGCCAGTGCTTTTAGAAATTTTAGATGCAAAAGAGTTTGTGATCAATTCTTTTACGAGCGTGGTAGAAGAGAGAGAAGTAGCTATTTCCTGA
- a CDS encoding LeoA/HP0731 family dynamin-like GTPase, translating to MAKKVVKKVSLEVIYEVLEERSAEIKADVAELKTDVRELKQKREEDFRCLNQKIDTEIGQVRQEIGQLNQKIDTQIGGVRQEIGQLNQKIDTGIGQVRQEIGQLNQKIDTEIGQVNQRIDTLGQRVDNSGTQLNQRMDTIIQMLIDMNRQLVEIAKQKS from the coding sequence ATGGCTAAAAAGGTAGTCAAGAAAGTATCGCTGGAAGTAATCTATGAGGTACTTGAAGAGCGAAGCGCGGAAATCAAGGCGGATGTAGCTGAATTAAAAACAGATGTAAGGGAGCTTAAGCAAAAGCGGGAAGAGGATTTCCGGTGCCTGAACCAAAAGATTGATACTGAAATCGGACAGGTAAGGCAGGAAATCGGACAACTGAACCAAAAGATTGATACTCAGATCGGGGGAGTAAGACAAGAGATAGGCCAGTTGAACCAAAAGATTGACACTGGAATCGGACAGGTAAGGCAGGAAATCGGCCAGTTGAACCAAAAGATTGATACTGAAATCGGACAGGTAAACCAGCGAATTGATACCCTTGGACAAAGAGTTGACAACTCAGGTACTCAATTAAATCAAAGAATGGATACCATCATACAGATGCTCATAGATATGAACCGGCAGTTAGTTGAAATAGCCAAACAGAAAAGCTAG